The Alistipes megaguti sequence GATACTCCTCGCAGAGGAGGTTGTAGGCCAGCAGTCCGAGTTCGAGCCGTACGCGGTGGCGCTGCTGGCCGTGGATGCGGAAGATGTCGATGAACCCCTCCTCGTGCTGCGCTTCGTACTCCCAGGGCGAGTCGGCGAGTTCGACCTCGCCGATTCGGGCCGTCTTGAAGAGTTTGTTCGAATGGCTTTCGGGGTCGTAGCACCACACCTGTACGTAGTTGGTCGTAAAGGCGAAGGGTTCGACCCTCCGGTCGCGGACTTCGCCGCCGTGGCCCGACTGGTAGCCGTGCAGGACGGCCTGACGGTGCTCCTCGATGGCCTCGATCAGCCGGTGGATGTTCGGGGCATTCTTGCCGCGCACGACCGTATCGGCCAGCGAGCGGTTGTCGTAGACCGAGTAGAGTTTTCGTTTGAGGTTCTGCTTCAGCAGGTTCGTGTCGTCGATGTTCTCGATGGCCCGCTTCAGGATGACGGCCTCCTCCTCGGTGAAGTGGACCAGCTGGGAGATGTCGCGGAAATGGGGGGACTCCTTGTCCAGGCGGATGCAGTCGCCCGACTTCTTGATGACGAAGCCCGCTTCGCGGAAGGTGTCGATGTATCGGTAGACGGTCCTGCGCGACATGGCGAGGCGTTCGGCCAGCTGGTCGACGTTGTAGGTGGTGTTTGCCGTGAGCATCTTCATAAGGCGCAGCAGCCGTTCGAGCTTGGGTTGATCCATGCGGGTGTCGTTTTTACCGGGTAAAGATATGGAAAAACCGCAACAATAAAGTTGCGGTTTGCTCTTTTTTTCTCCATTCGGAGCCTTTCTGGCGCCCACTTGCCCTCCCCCTCCCGACTTATTGGGCCAGGGCGCGCTTTTCAATCTCCTCGACCTGACGGCGGAAGGCCTTGTCGGTCTCCATGAGGTTGGTGACGGCCTTGCAGGAGTGCAATACCGTGGCGTGGTTGCGGCCTCCGATGGCCGATCCGATGGCCGTCAGCGGGGCCTTGGTGTGCTGCTTGGCCAGATACATGGCGATCTGGCGAGCCTGGGCGATCTCCCGCGTACGCTCGGTGGAGTTGAAGCGGTCGTGATCCAGATTGAGGTACTGGCAGACCACGTCGATGATGTGGTCGATGGTGATCTCCTTCTGGTTGATCTTGACGTAGACCTTCAGGATCTCCTTGGCCAGCGACGTGGTGATCTTGCGTCCGAGGAACGAGGCATTTGCCACCAGCGACGACAAGGCTCCTTCAATCTCCCGCACGTTGGCCGAGATGTTGTCGGCCAGGTAGGTGACGACCTCGTCCGAGATCTGGGCGCCGAGCTTCCGGGCCTTGGCGCGGATGATCTTGAGTTTGGTGTCGTAATCGGGTGTGTTGAGCTGTGCGGACAACCCCCACTTGAAGCGGGTCAGCAGACGCTGTTCGATATCCTTCAACTCGACGGGCGGCTTGTCTGACGTGAGGATCAGCTGCTTGCCGGCCAGCTGCAGGTGGTTGAAGATGTTGAAGAAGGCGTTCTGCGTACCGGTCTTTCCGGTCAGTTCCTGGATGTCGTCGATGATCAGCACGTCGATCATCTGGTAGAAGTGGATGAAATCGGGGATTTCACCGTTCTTGTAGGCGGTCTGGAACTGGGCCTGGAACTTGTTCATCGAGACGTAGAGGACCTGCAGTTCGGGATGACGTTCGCGCACCTCGTGGCCGATGGACTGGACGATATGGGTTTTCCC is a genomic window containing:
- the dnaA gene encoding chromosomal replication initiator protein DnaA, translating into MFNNSQTYSDTWQHCLDRIKAQTSEEEFRKWFQPIVPLEFDGTTLRLRVPNESYVRQIEKNYIPFLRPIISQLYGQQTRLHYAVPRAASQSVPVAADADTTAIAQFNTQTNTANIKNPFVIPGLKKIVIDPQLNPNLTFATFIEGECNRLARSAGMSVAVNPGNNPFNPLYIYGDSGLGKTHIVQSIGHEVRERHPELQVLYVSMNKFQAQFQTAYKNGEIPDFIHFYQMIDVLIIDDIQELTGKTGTQNAFFNIFNHLQLAGKQLILTSDKPPVELKDIEQRLLTRFKWGLSAQLNTPDYDTKLKIIRAKARKLGAQISDEVVTYLADNISANVREIEGALSSLVANASFLGRKITTSLAKEILKVYVKINQKEITIDHIIDVVCQYLNLDHDRFNSTERTREIAQARQIAMYLAKQHTKAPLTAIGSAIGGRNHATVLHSCKAVTNLMETDKAFRRQVEEIEKRALAQ
- a CDS encoding YafY family protein is translated as MDQPKLERLLRLMKMLTANTTYNVDQLAERLAMSRRTVYRYIDTFREAGFVIKKSGDCIRLDKESPHFRDISQLVHFTEEEAVILKRAIENIDDTNLLKQNLKRKLYSVYDNRSLADTVVRGKNAPNIHRLIEAIEEHRQAVLHGYQSGHGGEVRDRRVEPFAFTTNYVQVWCYDPESHSNKLFKTARIGEVELADSPWEYEAQHEEGFIDIFRIHGQQRHRVRLELGLLAYNLLCEEYPLAERDIRPLGRGRWMLDTEVAGMAGVGRFVVGLLDDIRIVDSPELTEYIKTYIARNLK